From a region of the Lactuca sativa cultivar Salinas chromosome 4, Lsat_Salinas_v11, whole genome shotgun sequence genome:
- the LOC111914630 gene encoding prohibitin-1, mitochondrial — protein MNFNKAKIPKMPDTGAASALLKLGAVVGLGLYAAGNSLYNVEGGHRAIVFNRLVGVKDKVYPEGTHIMIPWFERPIIYDVRARPHLVESTSGSRDLQMVKIGLRVLTRPVADQLPEVYRTLGENYNERVLPSIIHETLKAVVAQYNASQLITQREAVSREIRKVLTERASHFNMALDDVSITSLTFGREFTAAIEAKQVAAQEAERAKFVVEKAEQDKRSAIIRAQGEAKSAQLIGQAIANNPAFITLRKIEAAREIAATMAASSNKVMLNADNLLLNLQEMSLEKK, from the exons ATGAATTTCAACAAAGCTAAGATACCCAAGATGCCTGATACTGGTGCAGCTTCGGCATTGCTAAAGTTAGGAGCTGTTGTTGGTCTTGGATTGTATGCAGCAGGTAACAGTCTTTACAACGTGGAGGGAGGACATCGTGCTATTGTCTTCAATCGTCTAGTTGGTGTCAAAGACAAG GTTTATCCTGAAGGGACACACATCATGATTCCCTGGTTTGAAAGGCCTATCATCTATGATGTTCGTGCACGACCCCATCTTGTAGAAAGCACCTCTGGTAGCCGTGATTTACAAATG GTGAAAATTGGTCTTAGAGTTCTTACTCGTCCAGTTGCTGATCAACTACCTGAAGTTTATCGAACTCTTGGTGAAAACTACAATGAGAGAGTTTTGCCTTCGATTATTCATGAAACATTGAAAGCTGTAGTTGCACAATACAATGCTAGCCAGCTTATTACCCAAAGAGAG GCTGTTAGCAGGGAAATAAGGAAAGTACTGACTGAAAGGGCTTCCCATTTCAACATGGCATTGGATGACGTGTCAATCACAAGTTTGActtttggaagggagtttactgCTGCAATTGAAGCAAAACAGGTGGCTGCACAAGAAGCTGAAAGGGCTAAATTTGTTGTGGAAAAGGCTGAACAAGACAAGCGAAGTGCTATTATTAGAGCACAG GGAGAAGCGAAAAGTGCACAGCTGATAGGTCAAGCAATTGCAAACAATCCGGCTTTTATCACTCTGAGAAAGATTGAAGCTGCTAGAGAAATTGCAGCAACAATGGCTGCTTCTTCCAACAAAGTCATGTTGAATGCTGATAATCTTTTGCTCAATCTTCAGGAAATGAGTTTGGAAAAGAAGTAG